A stretch of the Desulfobacter sp. genome encodes the following:
- the guaB gene encoding IMP dehydrogenase has translation MSNILPEQGLSFDDVLLVPDYSAILPDEVTTRTRLTRELELNIPIVSAAMDTVTEALVTISMARAGGMGFIHRNLSIEEQCIEVDRVKKSESGMIVDPVTVHPDATISEVLAIMAKYRISGIPVVEEDKLVGIVTNRDLRFETELQRSAREVMTSENLVTVPEKCSLEESKIMLHKHRIEKLLVVDPQGKLKGLITIKDIEKIRKYPNACKDSFGRLRAGAAIGVGSDMMERVESLLSAGADALVIDTSHGHSKNVIDAICRIKAAFPSCQLVAGNVATESGAKALIDAGVDAVKIGIGPGSICTTRIVAGVGVPQLTAVQNCAAISRKTGVPIIADGGIKFSGDIAKALGAGANSVMLGSLLAGTKESPGEIVIYQGRSYKAYRGMGSVEAMKKGSSDRYYQKDTGADEELVPEGIVGRIPYRGTVRENIVQMIGGLKAGMGYLGAATVEELHQKAKFIRISAAGLKESHVHDVVITKEAPNYRVESN, from the coding sequence ATGTCCAATATATTACCCGAACAGGGGCTATCCTTTGATGATGTCCTTTTGGTGCCTGATTATTCAGCCATTCTTCCCGACGAAGTCACCACCCGTACACGGCTGACCCGGGAACTTGAATTAAACATTCCCATTGTCAGTGCGGCCATGGATACGGTGACCGAGGCCCTTGTCACCATCAGCATGGCCCGGGCCGGCGGCATGGGATTTATCCACCGCAACCTGAGTATTGAAGAGCAGTGCATTGAGGTGGACCGGGTTAAAAAGAGTGAAAGCGGGATGATTGTGGATCCTGTGACCGTACATCCGGATGCCACCATTTCAGAGGTGCTTGCCATCATGGCCAAATACCGGATTTCAGGTATTCCCGTGGTCGAGGAAGACAAGCTTGTGGGTATCGTTACCAACCGGGATTTACGGTTTGAGACCGAGCTTCAAAGATCGGCCCGGGAAGTTATGACCAGCGAAAACCTGGTGACCGTCCCTGAAAAATGCAGTCTTGAAGAGTCCAAGATCATGCTCCATAAACATAGGATTGAAAAACTGCTGGTGGTGGATCCCCAGGGCAAGCTCAAAGGCTTGATTACCATCAAGGATATTGAAAAAATCAGAAAATACCCCAATGCCTGTAAGGATTCATTTGGAAGACTTCGGGCCGGTGCTGCCATCGGGGTGGGCTCGGACATGATGGAGCGGGTGGAATCTCTTCTATCTGCAGGGGCGGATGCCCTGGTCATTGATACCTCCCACGGCCATTCCAAAAATGTGATTGATGCCATCTGCCGGATCAAGGCGGCCTTTCCCTCCTGTCAGCTTGTAGCCGGCAACGTGGCCACTGAATCCGGTGCCAAAGCCCTGATTGATGCCGGCGTTGATGCCGTGAAAATCGGTATCGGTCCCGGCTCCATCTGCACCACCCGTATTGTGGCAGGGGTCGGGGTTCCCCAGCTGACAGCGGTCCAGAACTGTGCGGCCATCTCTAGGAAAACAGGGGTCCCCATTATTGCCGACGGCGGGATAAAGTTTTCAGGTGATATTGCCAAGGCCCTGGGGGCCGGTGCCAATTCGGTCATGCTCGGCAGTCTGCTTGCCGGCACCAAGGAGAGCCCCGGAGAAATTGTGATTTACCAGGGCCGGTCCTACAAGGCCTACCGCGGCATGGGATCTGTGGAAGCCATGAAAAAGGGCAGTTCAGACCGTTACTACCAGAAAGATACCGGGGCTGACGAGGAATTGGTTCCCGAAGGTATTGTGGGCCGGATTCCCTACAGGGGAACGGTCAGGGAAAATATTGTCCAGATGATCGGCGGGCTCAAGGCCGGCATGGGATATCTTGGCGCTGCCACTGTTGAGGAACTCCATCAAAAGGCAAAATTTATCAGAATTTCAGCCGCAGGGCTCAAAGAGAGCCATGTCCATGACGTGGTCATTACCAAGGAAGCCCCCAACTATAGAGTGGAGAGCAACTAA
- a CDS encoding nitroreductase family protein, with the protein MTIITIDETLCKKDGICAAECPMAIIQWKKDKFPVAADNAAALCINCGHCVAVCPHGALTHENLKPQDCLTKDKAFNLSPAQTEQFIRSRRSIRNFKQTPVDKQTLDQIIRLASFAPSGHNTQPVHWKILNGRDIVKEHTAMVIEWMKLTCKENPKIAKALHLDMLVAAWKFKMDVVTRNAPTLILAQGEQNNPMAPQACTIAMTYLDLVAQSFDVGTCWCGYFLRAASVYEPLAQKLGKDLGFKTYGVMMAGYPKFKYHRMPNRNDPKITWIE; encoded by the coding sequence ATGACGATCATTACCATTGATGAGACCCTGTGTAAAAAAGACGGAATCTGTGCTGCTGAATGTCCCATGGCCATTATTCAGTGGAAAAAGGATAAATTTCCCGTGGCTGCGGACAATGCCGCGGCCCTGTGCATCAACTGCGGCCATTGCGTTGCCGTCTGCCCCCATGGCGCACTCACCCATGAAAATCTTAAGCCCCAGGACTGCCTGACAAAGGATAAGGCCTTTAACCTTTCCCCTGCCCAGACCGAACAATTTATACGGTCAAGACGCTCCATTCGAAATTTCAAACAAACTCCTGTGGACAAACAAACCCTGGATCAGATCATCCGGCTGGCATCCTTTGCCCCGTCAGGCCATAATACCCAGCCTGTGCACTGGAAAATCCTTAATGGTCGGGATATTGTCAAAGAACATACCGCCATGGTCATAGAGTGGATGAAGCTGACCTGCAAGGAAAACCCAAAAATTGCCAAAGCCCTTCATCTGGACATGCTGGTTGCGGCATGGAAATTCAAAATGGATGTGGTCACCAGAAATGCCCCGACCCTGATCCTTGCCCAGGGCGAGCAAAACAACCCCATGGCCCCCCAGGCCTGTACCATTGCCATGACCTACCTGGATCTTGTGGCCCAGTCCTTTGATGTCGGTACCTGCTGGTGCGGATATTTCTTAAGGGCAGCCTCGGTGTATGAACCCCTTGCCCAAAAACTGGGCAAAGACCTGGGATTTAAAACCTATGGGGTGATGATGGCAGGTTACCCCAAATTTAAATACCACCGCATGCCCAATCGGAATGACCCGAAAATCACCTGGATAGAATAA
- a CDS encoding universal stress protein — MEKGDRACIDRFYPLAKKKLMNMGLSEDQIGFESIKGERRLGKSLVNYAQPHGYDTIVIGRTGIDRAFFMGSVSRQVINRFSEAALWVVN; from the coding sequence GTGGAAAAAGGGGACAGGGCCTGTATTGATCGGTTTTACCCCCTGGCAAAAAAAAAGCTGATGAATATGGGGCTGTCAGAAGATCAGATCGGCTTTGAATCCATAAAAGGGGAGAGACGGCTGGGTAAATCCCTGGTCAACTACGCCCAACCCCATGGATATGATACCATTGTCATTGGCCGAACCGGTATTGACCGCGCTTTTTTTATGGGATCTGTATCCAGGCAGGTGATCAACCGGTTCTCAGAAGCAGCCCTTTGGGTGGTGAATTAA
- a CDS encoding threonylcarbamoyl-AMP synthase, with the protein MLLKVNPYNPQERQILRVVDILKKGGIVAYPTDTFYGIGCDIMNKKAIEKIYAIKQRNKTKPFSFICPDLKDISTYAKVSNLAYRNMKRLLPGPYTFVLPGSKMVPKIMLTKRRTAGIRVPDNKTALILAKELGNPIISTSATDPDGKVFENPSLLHDYFGKRLDAVIDGGLVPGAPSSVVSLVDDIPEIIRYGAGNVDIFE; encoded by the coding sequence ATGCTATTAAAAGTAAATCCGTATAACCCCCAGGAAAGACAGATCCTCAGGGTGGTTGATATTCTGAAAAAAGGCGGGATTGTTGCCTATCCCACGGATACCTTTTACGGTATCGGATGCGATATCATGAATAAAAAGGCCATTGAAAAAATTTATGCCATCAAACAGCGGAACAAGACCAAACCTTTCAGCTTTATCTGCCCGGATCTAAAAGACATTTCCACCTATGCCAAGGTTTCAAACCTGGCCTACCGGAACATGAAACGGCTACTGCCCGGGCCCTATACCTTTGTGCTGCCCGGATCTAAAATGGTGCCCAAAATCATGCTCACCAAGAGAAGAACAGCCGGCATCAGGGTACCGGACAATAAAACCGCTCTGATCCTGGCAAAGGAACTGGGCAACCCAATTATCTCAACATCAGCCACCGATCCGGATGGAAAAGTGTTTGAGAATCCCTCTTTGCTCCATGATTACTTTGGTAAACGGCTGGACGCGGTTATTGACGGGGGCTTAGTGCCGGGTGCCCCCTCTTCGGTGGTCTCTTTAGTGGATGACATACCTGAAATTATCAGATATGGCGCCGGAAATGTTGATATCTTTGAATAA
- the dnaE gene encoding DNA polymerase III subunit alpha, whose translation MTTPGSPFYHLHLHTEYSLLDGAIRLDSLIKRANEYHMDAVSMTDHGTMFGVAEFYEKATKAGIKPVLGCEVYVAPRSLNDRTQMDHKGLRHLVLLAKNRTGYTNLCKLVSVAQLQGFYYKPRIDKELLAEYSEGIIGLSACLKGDIPQAILANDMDKADQLAEFYQKTLGEDNFFLEVQENGMDIQHTVNQGLLDISQRLSIPMVATNDCHYLSKGDAKAHEILLCIQTGDTYDNPKRFRFDSDQLYFKSAEEMESTLGQFPNAIANTREIVSRCNVEFGKKTYHFPRYALDDSVSEDDLFKDLAMKGFEERLAKIKEKTPDIDEQVYRDRIKYEIDIILDMGFPGYFLIVADFISHSKEIGVPVGPGRGSAAGSMVAYAMGITALDPIEHGLIFERFLNPARISMPDIDVDFCIEGRDQVYKYTIDRYGGPEYVCQIITFGRLKAKAVIRDVGRALGVLLSEVDEIAKMIPDMSKNLTKAIEEVPGIRDKCNETPEKAQMLEIAMLLEGLPRHASTHAAGVVVSDKPLYEYLPLFRGKEGETITQFDMTYTEKQGLVKFDFLGLRNLTVIKNCIGLIEKQGKTPPDLLHLDFSDKKTFDLLQSSDTTGVFQLESSGMKELISRLKPASFSDIVALVALYRPGPLDSGMADSYVERKHGREEVDYIFDELEEVLEETYGVILYQEQVMKIAGVLANYSMADADGLRKAMGKKIAAMMEEHRALFMKGAKENGHDLKKAEKIFDLMEKFGGYGFNKSHSAAYALIAYQTAYLKANFPLEFIAALMTSERSNSDAVLKYMDECRNHEIKVLPPDVNQSDAFFTVDDDAIRFGMAAVKGVGDAAIDAIVQIRETQGPYEGLYDFCERVNTSKANKKVLEALIKCGAFDGSKDKRSQMMAVLEDALDHGSRIQREKADAQLDLFADSGMGLALPLSVPKMPVMDEWEDNALLELEKEALGFYITGHPMDKFTDIIKKYASVNTITLQDMANERMVRIGGFLKVLKVHKTKKGDMMAFCAIEDQTASVEVVVFPNLYAKTHTLLSDEQIVILEAEVQKTENMVKLIGERIVPIEQAEKEWTSGIVIQVDASLHESDILSRLKPVIERYPGECISLIKVKIDDVLPPVMIKLANEYQTDAHPSFFKEVEELLGPGTIETWCALIKEKVKKKKRWQNKKSA comes from the coding sequence ATGACAACCCCGGGATCTCCATTTTACCATCTGCATCTGCACACTGAGTATTCCCTGCTGGACGGGGCGATTCGCTTGGATTCCCTTATTAAAAGGGCAAATGAATACCATATGGATGCCGTGTCCATGACCGACCACGGCACTATGTTCGGTGTGGCTGAATTCTATGAAAAGGCAACCAAGGCAGGGATCAAGCCGGTTTTAGGCTGCGAGGTCTATGTGGCCCCCAGAAGTCTTAACGACAGGACCCAGATGGATCATAAGGGATTGAGGCATCTGGTTCTTCTGGCCAAGAACAGGACCGGGTATACCAATCTGTGCAAACTGGTCTCCGTGGCCCAGCTCCAGGGGTTTTACTATAAACCCAGAATAGACAAGGAACTTCTGGCCGAGTATTCTGAAGGAATCATCGGGCTGTCTGCCTGTCTTAAAGGAGATATTCCCCAGGCCATCCTGGCCAACGACATGGACAAAGCAGACCAGCTGGCAGAATTTTATCAAAAGACCCTGGGAGAGGATAATTTTTTTCTTGAAGTTCAGGAAAACGGGATGGATATCCAGCATACGGTGAACCAGGGCCTGCTGGATATCTCCCAGCGCCTTTCCATCCCCATGGTGGCCACCAATGACTGCCATTATTTGTCCAAAGGGGATGCCAAGGCCCACGAAATTCTGCTGTGTATCCAGACCGGGGACACCTATGACAACCCCAAGCGGTTCAGGTTTGATTCAGACCAACTTTATTTTAAATCCGCAGAAGAAATGGAATCAACTCTGGGGCAGTTTCCCAATGCCATTGCCAATACCCGGGAAATCGTTTCCAGGTGCAATGTGGAATTCGGGAAAAAAACCTATCATTTTCCAAGATATGCCCTGGATGATTCTGTTTCTGAGGATGATCTGTTCAAAGACCTGGCCATGAAGGGATTTGAAGAGCGGCTGGCCAAAATCAAGGAAAAAACCCCGGATATTGACGAACAGGTCTACCGGGACCGGATCAAGTATGAGATTGACATTATCCTGGATATGGGGTTTCCCGGTTATTTTCTCATTGTGGCTGATTTTATCAGTCATTCTAAAGAAATCGGGGTGCCTGTGGGACCGGGCCGAGGCTCTGCTGCCGGATCCATGGTGGCCTATGCCATGGGGATTACCGCCCTGGACCCCATTGAACACGGGCTGATTTTTGAACGGTTTTTGAACCCGGCACGTATTTCCATGCCGGATATTGATGTGGATTTCTGCATTGAAGGCCGGGATCAGGTATACAAGTATACCATTGACCGGTACGGCGGACCCGAGTATGTCTGCCAGATCATTACCTTTGGTAGACTCAAGGCCAAGGCCGTGATCCGGGATGTGGGCAGGGCCCTGGGCGTTCTGCTTTCCGAAGTGGATGAAATTGCCAAGATGATTCCGGATATGTCCAAAAATTTGACCAAGGCAATCGAAGAAGTGCCTGGTATCCGAGACAAATGCAATGAAACCCCTGAAAAAGCCCAGATGCTGGAAATTGCCATGCTTTTGGAGGGTCTGCCCCGCCACGCCTCCACCCATGCCGCAGGCGTAGTGGTTTCTGACAAGCCTTTGTACGAATATCTTCCCTTGTTCCGTGGCAAGGAAGGTGAGACCATTACCCAGTTTGACATGACCTATACGGAAAAACAGGGCTTGGTTAAATTTGACTTTCTGGGGTTGCGCAACCTGACCGTGATCAAGAATTGTATCGGCCTGATTGAAAAACAGGGCAAAACACCGCCTGACCTGCTTCATCTTGATTTCAGCGATAAAAAGACCTTTGATCTTCTCCAGAGTTCAGATACCACAGGGGTGTTTCAGCTTGAAAGCTCGGGCATGAAAGAGCTGATTTCAAGGCTTAAACCGGCCAGTTTTTCCGATATTGTTGCCCTTGTGGCGCTTTACCGACCGGGGCCTCTGGATTCAGGCATGGCCGATTCCTATGTGGAAAGAAAGCACGGCCGTGAAGAGGTGGACTATATCTTTGACGAGCTTGAAGAGGTGCTCGAAGAAACCTATGGGGTAATTTTGTACCAGGAGCAGGTGATGAAAATCGCAGGCGTCCTGGCCAACTATTCCATGGCCGATGCCGACGGGCTTAGAAAAGCCATGGGTAAAAAGATTGCCGCCATGATGGAAGAACACCGCGCCCTTTTTATGAAAGGGGCCAAGGAAAATGGTCATGATCTTAAAAAGGCTGAAAAAATATTCGACCTCATGGAAAAATTCGGGGGGTACGGATTTAACAAATCCCATTCAGCTGCCTATGCCCTGATTGCTTATCAAACCGCCTATCTCAAGGCTAATTTTCCCTTAGAGTTCATTGCCGCCCTGATGACCTCGGAGCGGAGCAACTCAGATGCCGTGCTCAAGTACATGGATGAATGTAGGAACCATGAGATCAAGGTACTGCCCCCGGATGTGAACCAGAGCGATGCCTTTTTTACCGTGGACGACGACGCTATCCGGTTTGGCATGGCTGCAGTCAAGGGCGTGGGGGACGCCGCCATTGATGCCATTGTCCAGATTCGCGAAACCCAAGGGCCCTATGAAGGCCTTTACGATTTCTGTGAACGGGTGAACACCTCCAAGGCCAACAAGAAAGTCCTTGAAGCCCTGATCAAATGCGGGGCATTTGACGGTTCAAAGGACAAGCGCAGCCAGATGATGGCCGTGCTTGAGGATGCCCTGGACCATGGATCCAGGATTCAGCGGGAAAAGGCAGACGCCCAGCTGGATCTTTTTGCCGATTCAGGCATGGGGCTGGCCCTGCCCTTGTCCGTTCCAAAGATGCCCGTGATGGATGAATGGGAGGACAATGCCCTTTTGGAATTGGAAAAAGAGGCCCTGGGATTTTATATCACCGGCCATCCCATGGATAAGTTTACGGACATCATCAAAAAATATGCCAGCGTGAATACCATCACCCTCCAGGATATGGCCAATGAACGGATGGTTCGCATTGGCGGATTTCTCAAGGTCCTAAAGGTACACAAGACCAAAAAAGGGGATATGATGGCCTTTTGCGCCATTGAAGACCAGACCGCCTCGGTTGAAGTGGTGGTTTTTCCCAACCTTTATGCCAAGACCCACACCCTGTTATCCGATGAGCAGATTGTCATTCTGGAGGCTGAAGTTCAAAAAACAGAGAACATGGTCAAGCTCATCGGTGAAAGAATCGTTCCCATAGAACAGGCTGAAAAGGAATGGACCTCCGGGATTGTGATTCAGGTGGATGCCTCCTTGCATGAGAGTGATATTTTATCCCGGCTTAAACCTGTGATTGAACGGTATCCGGGTGAATGCATCTCCCTGATCAAAGTCAAAATAGACGATGTGCTTCCGCCGGTAATGATCAAGCTTGCAAATGAATACCAAACAGATGCCCACCCCTCTTTTTTTAAGGAAGTCGAAGAGTTGCTGGGTCCTGGAACCATTGAAACCTGGTGCGCACTGATCAAGGAAAAGGTCAAGAAAAAGAAACGCTGGCAGAATAAGAAATCCGCCTGA
- a CDS encoding glycerate kinase, which translates to MAPLTLIAAPNAFKGSLTPDRAALAMAEGINKIHADIKIIKIPVSDGGDDLIPAMAGQMISTRVNDPRQRPIQADFLFNEKKQTAVIEMALASGLALLPPALQDPLAATTLGTGELIRAALDKGAKKIVLGIGGSATCDGGMGAAMALGYQFFDTQGAILPPVGASMIKVAKIDRTDLDSRIHSVQILTACDVKNPLTGPMGAARIFGPQKGASKAQVESLDKGLEHLGQIISKDLGIDIFSLKGAGAAGGLGGGIKAFFNGDLVPGIDLVLDLVEFKQHLKKADLVLTAEGQMDEQTRFNKAPAGVARQALAQGVPCIALCGGMGDQINELHDLGIDAVFSICNRPLSLDRAKTNAFELLSRATQQAVRAFLAGRKSI; encoded by the coding sequence ATGGCGCCCCTGACCCTGATTGCCGCACCCAACGCGTTCAAAGGCAGCTTGACACCCGACCGGGCGGCCCTTGCCATGGCAGAGGGCATAAACAAAATCCATGCGGATATCAAAATCATCAAAATACCGGTATCAGACGGGGGGGACGACCTTATTCCGGCCATGGCCGGCCAGATGATCTCAACCCGTGTGAACGATCCAAGGCAGCGGCCAATTCAGGCTGATTTTCTATTCAATGAGAAAAAACAAACCGCGGTTATTGAAATGGCCCTGGCCTCAGGCCTTGCTCTTTTGCCCCCTGCCCTTCAGGATCCTTTGGCTGCAACCACCTTGGGTACAGGAGAACTCATCCGTGCGGCTTTGGACAAAGGGGCAAAAAAAATCGTTCTGGGTATTGGGGGATCTGCCACCTGCGACGGCGGCATGGGCGCGGCAATGGCCCTGGGATATCAGTTTTTTGATACACAGGGCGCCATCCTCCCCCCTGTTGGAGCCTCCATGATCAAGGTGGCCAAAATTGACCGGACCGATCTGGATTCAAGAATCCATTCAGTTCAAATTTTGACGGCCTGTGATGTAAAAAATCCTTTGACTGGCCCCATGGGGGCAGCCAGGATATTCGGACCCCAGAAAGGCGCCTCAAAAGCCCAGGTTGAATCGCTGGACAAGGGACTTGAACACCTTGGCCAAATCATTTCCAAAGATCTGGGCATTGATATTTTTTCACTTAAAGGCGCCGGCGCGGCAGGGGGGCTTGGCGGGGGAATCAAGGCTTTTTTCAACGGAGATCTTGTTCCCGGTATTGATTTGGTTCTTGATCTGGTTGAATTTAAACAACACCTGAAAAAAGCCGATCTTGTTCTCACGGCCGAAGGTCAAATGGATGAACAGACCCGGTTTAACAAGGCCCCGGCAGGTGTGGCAAGACAGGCGCTTGCCCAGGGGGTTCCCTGTATTGCGCTTTGCGGGGGCATGGGAGACCAGATAAATGAACTTCACGATTTGGGAATAGATGCTGTATTTTCCATCTGCAACCGCCCCCTTTCCCTTGACCGGGCAAAAACAAATGCATTTGAACTTTTAAGCCGTGCCACTCAGCAGGCAGTTCGGGCCTTTTTGGCTGGAAGGAAATCCATATGA
- a CDS encoding acetyltransferase: MQKKRWFKWTMLIFALVVLYQLARPFFIQKEWQARNYVYDRVKSVFWEANEQASQLYGLRPYEKGSHLMGKGPIVILVHGLDEPGRIWSNLAPVLDEKGYGVLFMSYPNDQNVAASARFFFDCLKKYPFKDQKMIHVIAHSMGGLVSREMLTHPEIDYFFESEKGRLPRVKNLILVGTPNHGSELARFRFFMEIRDQVQNLFEKDGHWLQGLLDGTGAAGIDLIPGSDFLTILNSRPHPLNSDLHIIAGVISPWSDHDIHAFMGHLKVNGPDKGQARITGFEKALVKINHTIGDGLVTLDSARLDSIPLTQVQGNHLTMLKNILPDSDKMPPAIPVILEILDPKL, from the coding sequence ATGCAAAAAAAAAGATGGTTTAAATGGACAATGCTGATCTTTGCGCTTGTGGTTTTATATCAGCTGGCACGCCCTTTTTTTATCCAAAAGGAATGGCAGGCCCGAAATTATGTTTATGACCGGGTAAAATCTGTTTTTTGGGAGGCCAATGAACAGGCAAGTCAATTGTACGGGCTTCGTCCCTATGAAAAAGGGTCTCATTTAATGGGAAAAGGGCCCATTGTCATTCTTGTCCACGGCCTGGACGAGCCGGGCCGGATATGGAGCAACCTTGCCCCTGTTCTGGATGAAAAGGGGTATGGGGTTTTGTTCATGAGCTATCCCAATGATCAGAATGTGGCAGCCTCGGCCAGGTTTTTTTTTGACTGCCTTAAAAAATATCCATTCAAGGACCAAAAAATGATTCATGTTATTGCCCATAGCATGGGTGGACTTGTGTCCAGGGAAATGCTGACCCACCCGGAAATTGACTATTTTTTTGAATCAGAAAAAGGTCGGCTGCCCAGGGTCAAAAATCTGATTCTGGTGGGCACGCCCAACCATGGGTCTGAACTTGCCCGTTTCCGGTTTTTCATGGAGATCCGGGACCAGGTCCAGAATTTATTTGAAAAAGATGGCCACTGGCTTCAAGGTCTTTTGGACGGAACCGGTGCCGCAGGCATTGACCTCATACCCGGCAGTGATTTTTTAACAATCCTCAACAGCCGTCCACATCCTTTAAATTCAGATCTCCATATCATTGCCGGAGTGATTTCTCCCTGGTCAGACCATGATATCCACGCCTTTATGGGCCATTTAAAAGTAAATGGGCCGGACAAGGGCCAAGCCCGGATAACAGGGTTTGAAAAGGCCCTGGTCAAAATCAATCATACCATAGGAGACGGTCTTGTGACCTTAGATTCAGCCAGGCTTGATTCTATTCCTTTAACCCAGGTTCAGGGCAACCATCTGACCATGCTTAAAAACATCCTCCCTGATTCAGACAAAATGCCGCCGGCCATTCCCGTGATCCTTGAAATCCTTGACCCCAAGTTGTAA
- a CDS encoding ATP-dependent 6-phosphofructokinase, whose product MTDKKIGIVTGGGDCPGLNAVIRAIVKAGNLNGYKSIGIHGGLDGLLTPVQAHPLTVKDMDGLLIRGGTILGTANSGRFSAKAGDGQERKVPQATLNQAQKNFEKLGLCALVVIGGDGSLSTAQQMFDMGFPVVGVPKTIDNDLDATAQTFGFDTAVACAVDALDRLHSTAQSHDRVMVLEVMSRYAGWIAAYAGLAGGADIILIPEIEFEFKAIEKKIQERERLVKHFTIVIVAEGAKLEKKRVAAHEGSQEREIRLGGIGHAVASRIETLTKKESRCVVLGHLQRGGAPTQWDRQLCTRFGVRAVHMVTQNQFGKMVSLRPNGMMGTVPLKEAVNKIRCVDPEGELVMTARALGISFGDVQ is encoded by the coding sequence ATGACAGACAAAAAAATCGGAATTGTTACCGGCGGCGGAGATTGCCCCGGCCTTAATGCGGTTATCCGGGCCATTGTAAAGGCGGGAAATTTAAACGGGTATAAAAGCATCGGCATTCATGGGGGCCTTGACGGCCTGCTCACCCCGGTCCAGGCGCACCCCCTGACAGTTAAAGACATGGACGGGCTGCTGATCCGGGGGGGCACCATCCTGGGAACAGCCAATTCCGGACGGTTTTCAGCCAAGGCAGGGGATGGGCAGGAGCGAAAAGTGCCCCAAGCCACTCTGAACCAGGCCCAAAAAAACTTTGAAAAATTAGGACTTTGTGCCCTTGTGGTCATTGGCGGCGACGGCAGTCTGAGCACGGCACAGCAGATGTTTGACATGGGCTTTCCTGTGGTCGGTGTGCCCAAAACCATTGACAATGACCTGGATGCCACGGCCCAGACCTTTGGGTTTGACACTGCCGTGGCCTGTGCGGTTGATGCCTTGGACAGACTGCACAGCACGGCCCAGAGCCACGACAGGGTCATGGTGCTCGAGGTCATGAGCAGGTATGCGGGTTGGATCGCCGCCTATGCCGGCCTTGCCGGAGGGGCGGATATCATCCTCATTCCGGAAATTGAATTTGAATTCAAGGCCATTGAAAAAAAAATCCAGGAACGAGAACGCCTTGTCAAACATTTCACCATCGTGATTGTGGCAGAAGGGGCAAAGCTGGAAAAAAAACGTGTAGCCGCCCACGAGGGCAGTCAGGAACGAGAGATCCGGCTTGGGGGGATCGGCCATGCCGTGGCATCACGGATAGAAACCCTGACAAAAAAAGAAAGCCGGTGCGTGGTCCTCGGCCATCTCCAGCGGGGAGGCGCCCCCACACAATGGGACAGACAATTGTGCACCCGGTTTGGTGTCAGAGCCGTTCACATGGTGACCCAAAACCAATTTGGAAAAATGGTCTCCCTTAGGCCCAACGGAATGATGGGGACGGTTCCTTTAAAGGAAGCGGTCAATAAAATCCGCTGCGTCGACCCTGAAGGCGAATTGGTCATGACGGCCAGGGCCCTGGGTATCAGTTTCGGAGACGTCCAATAG
- a CDS encoding universal stress protein produces MEKKVLIPVADCRRTLHALKYGVHATSFVNNLYFVLFHVQPMISLYLEDEAKKDLHVRAKLNKLKAKNKAAAQAILEKFKGQMLELGVDESRIELKTQVRQLGVAQDIIEFAHENLFDAILIGRRRISGIHKIFASSVSSSVLERSQVLPVWMVDGVPSSCKIMVAVDGSESALRAIDHVGFMVSKNPDIELTLVHITNTAQNYCEIDLNISPDPELVEIRNSGKRGQGLY; encoded by the coding sequence ATGGAGAAAAAAGTACTCATTCCGGTGGCTGATTGCAGAAGAACCCTGCATGCGTTAAAATACGGGGTACACGCCACTTCCTTTGTCAATAATTTATACTTTGTTCTTTTTCATGTCCAGCCCATGATTTCACTTTATTTGGAAGATGAGGCCAAAAAAGACCTGCATGTCCGGGCAAAGTTAAATAAACTCAAGGCCAAAAACAAGGCTGCGGCCCAGGCCATTCTTGAAAAATTTAAGGGGCAGATGCTTGAGCTTGGAGTTGATGAGTCAAGGATCGAGTTAAAAACCCAGGTCCGGCAACTGGGCGTGGCCCAGGATATCATCGAATTTGCCCATGAGAATCTGTTTGATGCCATTCTGATTGGGCGACGACGGATTTCAGGCATTCACAAGATCTTTGCCTCCAGCGTCTCTTCTTCTGTACTAGAGCGATCCCAGGTTTTGCCGGTGTGGATGGTTGACGGTGTTCCGTCCTCTTGTAAAATCATGGTGGCAGTGGATGGATCTGAATCTGCCTTAAGAGCCATCGACCATGTGGGGTTCATGGTTTCCAAAAACCCAGATATTGAGTTGACCCTTGTTCATATCACCAATACGGCTCAGAACTATTGTGAAATTGATTTGAATATCTCTCCTGATCCGGAGTTAGTAGAAATAAGAAATAGTGGAAAAAGGGGACAGGGCCTGTATTGA